A window of Ananas comosus cultivar F153 linkage group 11, ASM154086v1, whole genome shotgun sequence genomic DNA:
GTAGAGATAAGTATTTTTATCAGTTTTAAAAATCGatttgaataaatataaaagtgaaaaaaaaaaaaatttataaaattataaaaactggtaagttttttttttttttttttttatacaaagtGGCCTAAAACTAAGTTGGAATATTATAACATGTGCGTTAGAACTGTTACAAAACGAACTTTTTCTCTCCCCGCTCGCTTTCCACCCAGGGAAAAAGTCACAAGTAAGCATCCTCCTCGGCCGCCGCTGCTCCCTCGCCCTGCATATAAATACCAAACCATTTCACCGGTTAAGAACTAGAAAGAAACTTAATTATTACAAACCACCTCATTACTGATACACACACTCTCACCACTACTCCCAGAACCAGTCCTATGGAGAAGCAGTTGTTACTGATCTCCGAAAATTAAGCAGGAACGACTCGTACAAATTAAAGCGCTTTCGTCCGCACCGTGCCCCCGGggcgagggggagggggagggggaggatgATCTCGTGGCACGATCTGTACACGGTGCTGGCGGCGGTGGTGCCACTGTACGTGGCGATGATCCTGGCGTACGGGTCGGTGCGGTGGTGGGGGATCTTCTCCCCGGACCAGTGCTCCGGGATCAACCGATTCGTCGCCATCTTCGCCGTCCCCCTCCTATCCTTCCACTTCATCTCCACCAACGACCCCTACGCCATGAACCTCCGCTTCGTTGCCGCCGACACCCTCCAGAAGCTCCTCGTCCTCGCCGCGCTCCTCGCATGGTCACCCTCCGCAGCTGCGTCGTCCCTCGACTGGTCCATCaccctcttctccctctccacGCTCCCCAACACCCTCGTCATGGGGATCCCCCTCCTCATCGCCATGTACGGGCCCTACTCCGGCTCCCTCATGGTGCAGATCGTCGTGCTCCAGTGCATCATCTGGTACAcgctcctcctcttcctcttcgagTACCGCGCCGCGCGCCTCCTCATCGCCGACCAGTTCCCGGACACCGCCGCCTCGATCGTCTCCTTCCGGATCGACCCCGACGTGGTCTCGCTCGACGCCTCCGCGCTGGGGggcggggcgggggcgggggcgggggccgGGGAGAGGGCGATCGAGACCGACGCCGAGGTCGCCGCCGACGGGAAAATCCGCGTCACGCTGCGCCGGTCCTCGGCGTCGCGGCGCTCGCTCTCGCTCGTGACCCCGCGCCCCTCCAACCTCACCGGCGCCGAGATCTACTCGCTCAGCTCCTCCCGCAACCCCACCCCGCGCGGCTCCAACTTCAACCACGCCGACTTCTTCGCCATGGTCGGCGGCGCCCCCCCGCCGCCGCTCCGCCACTCCAGCTTCGGCGCCGCCGACGTGTTCTCCCGCGGCCCCACCCCGCGCCCCTCCAACTTCGACGAGCTCCCCCCCGACGCCACGGCCCCGGCGAGGAAGCCCCATGCTCCggcgccacctccgccgcccccgccgccgccgccgccgccgcaccacCACCAGAGAGGGGCGTCGCACCACGACGCGAAGGAGCTCCACATGTTCGTGTGGAGCTCGAGCGCGTCGCCCGTTTCCGAGGTCGGGGGCCTCCACGTGTTCGGCTCCGCCGACCTCGCCGGCGCCCTCCCCGACCACGGCGCCAAGGAGATCCGCATGCTCGTCCCCGCCGACCTCCCCGCCAAgggtaaattcaaattcacctactatcaaattcaaaatcctaaaattcaaaataataataataataataataataatctagaATTGAATGGTTCGAAATTTAGGGTCGGGGATACCGGGGGGAGAGGATTGCGAagggcggagaggaggaggaggaggaggaggaggagtggggGAGGGGTTTAGCTTCGGAGCGGGGAAGGggctggaggaggaggagatggaggaagGGGCGATGGGGCCCGAGGAGCTGTCGAAGCTGGGGTCGAGCTCCACGGCGGAGCTCCACCCGAAGGGCGCCGGAGGGCCGCCGGATGAGGGGCGGGCCACCCCGCACCAGATGCCCCCCGCGAGCGTCATGACACGTCTCATCCTCATCATGGTGTGGCGCAAGCTCATCCGCAACCCCAACACCTACTCCAGCCTCATCGGCCTCATCTGGTCCCTCGTCGCCTTCAGGTCCCACTCCCCCAAattaccctctctctctctctctctctctctctctctctctctctctctctctttcttccttaaaaaagaaaagaaaagaaaattattttttttatcggaataataaaaaataaagggagTTAGTTAGTTATTCTTGGTGACTGCGCGCAGGTGGCATATCGCTATGCCGAAGATAGTCGAGAAGTCCATCTCGATTCTATCCGACGCAGGACTCGGCATGGCCATGTTTAGCTTAGGTGCGTCCAGAACACTACTCTTTACACTCTCCTTCATTTATTTATCATTGTTAGacgataataaaaatatataccgAGATCCCCTCAACTAAATCATTCAGAATTTACGCCTCATCTtccaaaaaaacaaattatattaattaataattttaaccaaatttaatttttaacggtcttcgtatatattttttttagctaGTATTGGTGGGGCCCAGTCGATGCACGGTTTTAACTGCGGTGGTGCccaccgtttttttttttttttttttttctgtgttttttggggggggtggtggtggtggggccGCAGGGCTATTTATGGCGTTACAGCCGAAGATCATCGCGTGCGGCAACAGCGTGGCGACGTTCGCCATGGCCGTTAGATTCCTCACCGGCCCGGCCGTTATGGCGGCCGCGTCCATCGCCGTGGGGCTGCGCGGGACCCTCCTCCACGTGGCGATCGTGCAGGTAATGCTTCTTCCCCTTATCACTCCCGTTATTATTGGAGGATCACTCCTCCTACTTTCATCCAATGGCCGACCGACACGTGCTACATTCCGGTCCTGTACTCTCCGCGCTTTGACCGACGGTTCGAAAGGAACACCTCCTCGTCCCGTCGCGGCTGGCCGTCTGATTCTCATCGACCGCTGGTTTGGCGTTTACGGTGTTTTCGACAGAAGAGTTGCGTACACCCGGTTTATCCGTAAATGCCATACACCTTACCCAATTTGTTatgataatttataaattttaaaaattaattttaaattacttaACTTAATTTACGATTTTTACGTATGGTCAGTTTGAATGCAATGAGTCATATTTAATTTAGATGGAGTTGCAAACCGGAATACATTAATtctgtatttaaaaatttttttgagttGGTTTACcataatttgatataatttcAGAAAGGATACCTAAAAATATGAACAATGGAATTCGGTTCAAGACGGAGTTCAATGAATTAaactttgattttcaaatttttttctcgCAGAGCTCAGAACTTCTACGTTCAATACATCGGGTGCACGAAATAATTTGTTGGTTTctgagattttcttttttcgtatatattaattagactGTACCTCTATGAAGAGCCTTCACTATTCTCCTCTATAAAACTTGGGTATATAATCCGTATTTTGCTATGTTCCTTAGGCGGCTCTTCCACAAGGCATAGTTCCCTTCGTTTTCGCCAAGGAGTATAATGTCCACCCCACCATTCTCAGTACCGCGTAAGTAGTTGGAAATAACTCAACATATGACCTGAATTTTAATTAGAATAGATTTCAAAGTTGTTAGAATAACAATTGTTTCATATTCTTTAgcaaaaatgaataatattatttgaataaCTATGCAGAGTTATTTTCGGAATGTTGATAGCTCTTCCGATCACACTGGTCTACTACATTATCCTTGGACTATGACGACATTAACAGAGAAGTCACAAACTTACAGCAATATGGGAAAAATCCGTTAGAACGTAACAGAAGTAGCCATCCAGATTGAGACAATCGAGTTGACGAGCAAGTGAACTACGCGTTCAAAGGCGGATTGTTTGAAGGAGCTAAAAAGCAATGCCAAGTGATTcgatttggagagagagagagagagagagagagagagagagaggagataaaaagtttttgtatttatttttatttcgaaTAGAACTCGTTTTTTCCAGTGAAAGAGGAGCCTCTTCTTGTTAATTACAATTTTCTTTCTATCAATATACTTAGTGGAAAATTTGGACCgatcaaaattttttacatttgtTTTTtcatgaaataaataataaatggtgAAACAACGTAAGCTTTTGGGTGTACACCATGCGTCTTCTATCCTCTTCTTTTATTAGGAAAAGTATCAAGCAAGCGAAGCAATAATTGGGGCTCAGTTCCAAATCAGCATTAATTTTGGATCTCAGGGTAAATTGGATCCTTAACTATAGTGTAAGGTAGACCCACGAGATCATAACACGTGGCATCCACATGCGTGGTGCTTAGATTGCAAAGTAAGGACACTCCCTATTGGACTAATTATTGCACTAGGCgaataacaaaaacaaaaaacttttaaaaaaatcttgtacttcaaattattcataagataatttaaaaaaacaactATTTATAGTCGACTCGGGCGTAAAGCAGATATAATGTTATTTGTTGAAGCATTGTAATCTAACcacattcaaaaaaaaaccaTTCCATTTGTAATTCGAAAATTAGAACTACCCTGCATTTGAAAATCGAGATCTCGTCCCTCATCACTGGACCTAATCATCATGTTTTCAACAGGACCCCATCTTAGCTGTAGATCCATGGCCCCCTCCTTTAGCTCAAAGGGGACACTGCTTTAATGGAAACAGTGTGCGGGCCATGCCGTGCCGGGGCAGGGTCGAACAGATCGAGTCCACCGTGAAAGAGTCATGAGGAGAAGAAGAATCTGGTCGATCCACAGCGGAATTAAAATCGTCGCGTGTACTGCATTGCGATCGTACTACTTGTTCCCCTTTCGGTTCGCTCGTGGACATGATAACTAATAACTCGACCGCCATGCCGTACAAGATCCGCACGACGATTGATAATAACGCTTTGCCTAATTAACAATCACTGAACTAGCTCAGCATGAGCTGTTACTTGAAATATCGTCTAAGTGGTCAGAAATTTGATccccatctatatatatatatcaaaaatacGATCTTACGGGTCTGAAATTTAATACTAGAAATTTTATTTCGcgaatttgattataataattgatTATTTATAACTGCACCAAAAAGTGACGCATCTACCCTCTTAAGGAGTGATTAGTGGTGTTTGTAACTTAAGTGCTCTTTCCCATTAGTAGGTCCAATCCCACCACCAGAATCAACCATTTTCAAAAGCTTGAGCTGCTAAAAAGacacttaaaaaaataaaaataaaacaagaagTGCTTTCGCCCCCAACTCCATGTGCCCATTTGGTAATCTTGTGGTGTTTTGAATATGTGAGATGTGAGTTGTGATCAGTTCGGGCACCAAATCACAGCTGTTGAATCATGTGTGGACGGTCGATAATTATTTTAGTACTACTAGTAATGGGAACATGATCACTTTTGCGTCCTCTACTAATGGCTATGGTTAGGTTTAGGTCCGAGCCTTTGAAAAGCTTTTGAACAGTTACGATAGAACTGAACCGGATAAAAGTTTAAACCGATGCGTGAAGAAGTCCCTCGTCATATTATACACaaatcagaatttttttttgctagttAATATAAGACTACTGttcttaagaatataatttATAGGGCACTTagttttaaccttttttttttgtctcaaaCTAGAGTATTTCTatactatcacacttgcaccacgtcatcaataaaaagccaatcacattccttcttttcaaataaaaatataataaaaatatttttttacaatcatgatgggacatatatttctaaaaaaaaaatatttgattaatttgttacaccacgtcaccaatatactcgttgtattctaaaatttttcctcaAACTATGGGCACAGATTATAAATTTAGCAtagatacaaaataaaatatgtctAATCACTACAtgctataaaattaaataaattattagtctCGACTCTGTCTCGATGTCCCCGCATTTTGACTACAAGAAACGCACTTGTGTGATCCTTGCATTGATGCACATGCAGATATTGGAACAAGATTCAATTATTTACAAGGTACAGTTAACAAAATTAGCTTTTTGAAAGATCAATGAGAACTATATATTCATTTCACATTATTGTACCTTTCTTTTCAATTATAAACAGTAGAATCGCCGATTTCAATGCACGATAAATAGTCGGTTcccattattttgaaaatatcatataaataatttagaaggagccttagaatttttttttcttttggtacaTCCAATAGTTTGGCTCAGAAGCTTAAGCTGCGAAATGTGAACttaaaataaattagtaaaatatatatatatgactagaATGTCAGTGgcatcaaactcaaatatagaaatatagCGAGAGgcaactattttttcttttgagagaaaaatagtgagctatctgcttcattcattggatCAAATGAACTAGGCTTACATAGTGAAATAGTCGGGACCTCCAATTGccaaaaaaagataaacaaatagaaaagaaagtaaatataaaaaaaaaatagaatgattggggggcggggggtgagTATCGGGCAAGTAAAAACAAAGCAGGACGGGCGGGAGAAATCTCAGGGGGCGCCGGATATCTCATTCCACACAGTGATCAGACGTTTGTCCCGTTCCAACAAGAGGGAAGGGACAGAAAATATGTCATTGAAGATAAGATTATTATGTGCAGTCTAGACCACCCACCAAATAGCAGTCATGAAGGTTGAGCGTTTAGTGCTCTTCTCATCCTCGCCAAGACTGTTCGCGAGAGAcaactattaatttttaaaagctTGCATTACAATAAAACAGTATTTAATGTTTTATATTCGATACTAATCCTCATTATTGATATAATAGGGAATAGTAGCCCACTAATGGGAAAGTTGGATTACCCTGTTCATGATCCAAAGCATGTTCGGAGCCAAATAAAGCATATAAATGCATTGGGTACCATGAAATTATTCCCCAAAATTATGGTTTGGTATTCCCAAAGCCAAAAGAAATTTGCCCATATCCCCATTTCCCCTTGATTGCGTCATTAGTGTAGGAACAAAGGGGAACATACGCTACATGGAGCACTAATATTGTAAACTTTGGGATATACtacttagggtgcgtttggttcgctcTATCtctttaagattcctagtaatctaataggaataaaaaaatatgacggtgtttgactaaacacactaagtaatctagttggtaatatttgatttgcttgggaataagattcaccccaaagtactaatctcatttcttTGAGAGAGGGTAGGTAtcttcatattaatggattgaggtaatcataatatatctaatatctttctttctccctatccgccggctaattggtattattttttttacactctaatctcatctctctctctaaacttatttttctctctctaaacttcaattcttttctctctctaaactaagctctctccctctctttttctaaaatttcaactctctctaacctcgactttatttctcttcctatttctttaattatgctctttctctctctaacctatgctctctctttttttttttttctggaaagatgttgaaattttttatggcattatctaaaattaattaacgaaacaaataaattaattgtatatttttcgtaatcttaaataacatgactaaataatatgatcgTACGAACCAAACGCCGAAATGCCACATtgttagtaataggatgaataggaataagattctcggacatctttttactcctagtaatcttttatattgcgaaccaaacgcgcccttagaGCAATGATTTAATAAACTTTGGGATATTTACAAGTGTCATTACCCGATTCGTCGTCGGAAATTGTGATGGACCAATCAGGTAGATAGATCCTTTTAATACAGTtgtttttgtatttaaaaaaaaaaattgagtaatGCAGCATGATCCATAAATATTTGATgagtttatatattattaatactgCAGTTAgtgattagttttttttttttttttctttcataaatGACATCTGataaagtaataaatttaaaatgttaattaaaTTACTAGCTCTTATTTGTATAATATAAGCTTATCAACAATGTTCTAAAAAAATCCTCCAAAATATGTGTTGCATTAAAAGTAAGGAAGTTACTGGTCATATCTAGTGCAATTGACCAAAAATTTAATGGTTAGTAATTCAAATTCTAAGTTCGTAAtctaattatttcacattttagctgagttcataaaaaaaaaaaaacgaaacggATACCTTGCTACTAAAAAAAAGGTGGCTAATAATATTAGATGATCATTATGCAAGCTCAGGGCCGTTtagtttctcaaaaaaaatgtgaaaattatttttaattacaagggaaactaattattttgattcttttttcaaatttcatgaaAAGCTAGTCTTTTTTTCCACATATTTTTGGAGAAACCAAACACTCCTAGCAcaaaaaaatgtgaaaataaTATTAGATTAGCaccaataatatattttatgggTTGTTTCCTAGCACAAAAGTTTTGCTTTGATTGTATTAATATTGTGGTCAATCATTGAATTTTGGACTAGTCAACAAAATCCTAATTTCTATTGGtgtcataatttaaaatatctaaaagtaCCTTCCTTATTTGTCTTATACAAAGCCTACATTTGTTAAGGGGCCACTTCTATGCTAATCCACATTGTCCTAAGACACACCAAATGATCAAGAATAATGAATGAATGTAGGATCAATTTTAATCTTAGGAAGTGGTTAAGAAATAACATGGATTCAATTTGTTTATAATGTAGGATGAATTAAGATGAGTATGATATTAATGTTTATTGTTATTGTTAGTTAGATAATATTGCATACATGAGAGCTAATGAATGGTTTTGCTTTTCTAATTTAGGACATGACGATTGACATGATCATTCGATGCTTGTAGATCGagatacatttatatatatatttgcataacTAATCTGATGCAGCACGTATTTTCACCTAAGTATCAGCAACTATATGTGGTTtataataaaagtataaataGTGATCAATTATATTTGGTGATCAATTATTTAGCCCTCttaaatattattgataaaatCGAAGagcttataaattttaaattcgtaTAAACCGCACAATTTAAAGTTTCCGCCCTCTGAAGCTTTAGTGGATTTTGCGGGAGGGAGAATTGTTCTTGCCGCGCTAGGGCGCAAGACCCATTTCTTTCTTTGATATAttttgattcatcaaaaattcGCTTCCATCTGGATCTATCCCGAATAGAGCAGTTAGTGGATGGccaaaaatgaaattaaaattaatcaattCTGACCCAATAAAAGTGGAAAACCCTTGTGCTCCCAGATCCACCCGGTTTTGCTCCTCTACTCCCAAATACCAAGACGTTTATTTTAAGACCCAGGTTTATAGACTACCAGAAAGTCCATATTATAACACTTATATCACATCATCTTTTCTTTTGAGAgtaaagtataataaaaatatttttttaatattcatgaTGATGGGATGGGTGAATCTAAAAA
This region includes:
- the LOC109717375 gene encoding auxin efflux carrier component 3a-like, which produces MISWHDLYTVLAAVVPLYVAMILAYGSVRWWGIFSPDQCSGINRFVAIFAVPLLSFHFISTNDPYAMNLRFVAADTLQKLLVLAALLAWSPSAAASSLDWSITLFSLSTLPNTLVMGIPLLIAMYGPYSGSLMVQIVVLQCIIWYTLLLFLFEYRAARLLIADQFPDTAASIVSFRIDPDVVSLDASALGGGAGAGAGAGERAIETDAEVAADGKIRVTLRRSSASRRSLSLVTPRPSNLTGAEIYSLSSSRNPTPRGSNFNHADFFAMVGGAPPPPLRHSSFGAADVFSRGPTPRPSNFDELPPDATAPARKPHAPAPPPPPPPPPPPPHHHQRGASHHDAKELHMFVWSSSASPVSEVGGLHVFGSADLAGALPDHGAKEIRMLVPADLPAKGSGIPGGEDCEGRRGGGGGGGGVGEGFSFGAGKGLEEEEMEEGAMGPEELSKLGSSSTAELHPKGAGGPPDEGRATPHQMPPASVMTRLILIMVWRKLIRNPNTYSSLIGLIWSLVAFRWHIAMPKIVEKSISILSDAGLGMAMFSLGLFMALQPKIIACGNSVATFAMAVRFLTGPAVMAAASIAVGLRGTLLHVAIVQAALPQGIVPFVFAKEYNVHPTILSTAVIFGMLIALPITLVYYIILGL